One genomic window of Pocillopora verrucosa isolate sample1 chromosome 8, ASM3666991v2, whole genome shotgun sequence includes the following:
- the LOC131774171 gene encoding uncharacterized protein — protein MSSNMLIEVFGHIVFSFTRGVTEHYYPEEPESMAFGYDPLQGTGLEWNYQPVEEVIYQEYSEREATSLDYLMVCSPKVRVINACSSEDDEETHENNSQDDEGKAMAWKRLRPSALHNGWKSMYFGASISLLTATVIGSLYILISFLLYKTVNNCEFYPKKSIPVKVQWLRSVSAITSCSIIYNSFFLVVLFLFRPYQIKGIRKKLISASCCGFLLDALYRVSLQALGMSHSKLSTIQKLPLFFLFFVIISWQIHLVTNHFLSRQSTRQRITFFFQVAVVLVSIVILAIPVAEIIYPTFNKQTMNGKLLIALFAPLIGVALKVTSRICVQRLHRDYIHPGYLYVLLAPLFGSSAIMFRVLQADLGSLQSIAILGIIHGIVEVIERSAMVFIDHICHSIWKRTAAPWGSFRTPRRERLMADITIMSMLFESTAIVSVNGSLYLYKFNFLQNTSLLEVLETFALTTCLQLVIEWFFTSVSLAIETHYQNMAVMAVWQRRWRRHTLMSLTTSVLIALWTSSLLLIIVHGRFKESSNQPCKLPFT, from the coding sequence ATGAGTAGCAATATGCTAATAGAGGTGTTTGGCCATATCGTATTCAGTTTTACACGAGGCGTGACAGAGCATTACTACCCAGAAGAACCTGAATCAATGGCTTTTGGTTACGATCCTCTACAGGGGACTGGTTTGGAATGGAACTATCAACCTGTTGAGGAGGTTATTTATCAGGAATACAGCGAGAGAGAAGCAACTAGCTTGGACTATTTAATGGTCTGCAGTCCTAAGGTAAGAGTCATAAACGCATGCTCATCAGAAGACGATGAAGAAACACATGAAAACAACTCACAAGACGATGAAGGTAAAGCAATGGCGTGGAAGCGATTAAGACCATCCGCTCTCCACAATGGTTGGAAATCAATGTACTTTGGAGCCTCGATCTCACTTCTAACTGCTACCGTCATAGGTTCACTATACATATTGATTTCATTTCTACTGtacaaaactgtaaacaactGCGAATTTTACCCAAAGAAATCCATTCCTGTGAAAGTTCAATGGTTAAGATCAGTATCAGCTATAACGTCTTGTAGCATCATatataatagtttttttttggtggtcCTATTTCTCTTTCGACCTTATCAGATCAagggaataagaaaaaaacttatttcagCGAGCTGCTGTGGATTTCTATTGGATGCACTTTACCGCGTGTCTCTTCAAGCCCTCGGAATGTCCCATTCTAAACTTTCTACGATACAAAAGCTTCCactgttctttcttttttttgtaattatatCTTGGCAAATACATCTCGTAACGAATCATTTTCTATCACGACAATCAACTAGGCAGAGGATTACGTTTTTCTTCCAAGTGGCAGTTGTTCTTGTATCTATTGTCATCCTTGCAATTCCGGTGGCCGAGATCATCTACCCAACTTTTAATAAACAAACCATGAATGGAAAACTATTAATCGCTCTCTTTGCGCCTCTAATTGGAGTCGCTCTAAAGGTTACCTCACGAATTTGTGTTCAGCGGCTTCACCGGGATTACATTCATCCGGGATATTTATATGTCTTACTGGCGCCGTTGTTCGGTTCTTCGGCGATCATGTTTCGTGTTTTACAAGCGGATCTCGGCAGTTTACAATCCATCGCAATTCTAGGGATAATTCACGGGATTGTGGAAGTAATCGAAAGAAGCGCAATGGTCTTTATTGATCATATTTGCCACTCGATTTGGAAAAGAACAGCCGCTCCCTGgggaagttttcgcactcctcgTCGTGAGAGGCTAATGGCTGATATAACTATTATGAGCATGCTGTTTGAATCAACTGCTATAGTTTCCGTCAACGGCAGTTTGTATTTGTATAAgttcaatttccttcaaaacacCTCCTTATTAGAAGTGTTGGAGACTTTTGCTCTAACAACTtgtcttcagttggtgattgAGTGGTTTTTCACCAGCGTATCCCTCGCGATCGAGACTCACTATCAGAACATGGCTGTTATGGCTGTTTGGCAAAGAAGATGGAGGAGACATACTTTAATGTCACTTACAACTTCAGTGCTCATAGCATTATGGACTAGCTCACTTCTGTTAATTATTGTACATGGAAGATTTAAAGAGTCTTCGAATCAACCTTGTAAGTTGCCGTTTACTTAG
- the LOC131780028 gene encoding uncharacterized protein, with protein sequence MSSNMLIEVFGQIVFSFTRGVTEHYNPEEPELMTFGYDPLQRTGLEWNYQPVEEAIYQEYSEREATSLDYLMACSPKVRVINACSSDDDEETHENNSQDDENRAMAWKRLRPSALHTAWKSMYFGASISLLTATVIGSLYILISFLMYKTVNNCEFYPKKSIPVKVQWLRSISDITCCSIVYNSFFLVLSFLFRPYQIKGIRKKLILASCCGFLLDALYRVSLQALGISHSKLSTIQKLPLHFLIFVIISWQIHLVTNHFLSRQSTRQRITFFFQVEIVLVSIVILAIPVAEIIYPTFNKQTKKGKLLIALFAPLIGVVLKVASRICVQRLHRDFIHPGYSYVLLAPLFASSAIMFRVLQADLGSLQSIAILGITHGFVEVIERSAMVFIDHICHSIWKRTAAAWGSFRTPRRERLMADITIMSMLFESTAIVSVNGCLYLYEFNFLQNTSLIEVLETFALTTCLQLVIEWFFTSVSLAIETHYQNMAVMAVWRRRWRRHTSMALIISVLIALWTSSLLLIIVHGRFKESSNQPCKMPFT encoded by the coding sequence ATGAGCAGCAATATGCTGATAGAGGTGTTTGGCCAGATCGTATTCAGTTTTACAAGAGGCGTGACAGAGCATTACAACCCAGAAGAACCTGAATTGATGACTTTTGGTTACGATCCTCTACAGAGGACTGGTTTGGAATGGAACTATCAACCTGTTGAGGAGGCTATTTATCAGGAATACAGCGAGAGAGAAGCAACTAGCTTGGATTATTTAATGGCCTGCAGTCCTAAGGTAAGAGTCATAAACGCATGCTCATCAGACGACGATGAAGAAACACATGAAAACAACTCACAAGATGATGAAAATAGAGCAATGGCGTGGAAGCGATTAAGACCATCCGCTCTCCACACTGCTTGGAAATCAATGTACTTTGGAGCCTCGATCTCACTTCTAACTGCTACCGTCATAGGTTCACTATACATATTGATTTCATTTCTTATGtacaaaactgtaaacaactGCGAATTTTACCCAAAGAAATCCATTCCTGTGAAAGTTCAGTGGTTAAGATCAATATCAGATATAACGTGTTGTAGCATCGTgtataatagtttttttctgGTTCTCTCATTTCTCTTTCGACCTTATCAGATCAagggaataagaaaaaaacttattttagcGAGCTGCTGTGGATTTCTATTGGATGCACTTTACCGCGTGTCTCTTCAAGCCCTCGGAATTTCCCATTCTAAGCTTTCTACGATACAAAAGCTACCACTGcactttcttatttttgtaATTATATCTTGGCAAATACATCTCGTAACGAATCATTTTCTATCACGACAATCAACAAGGCAGAGGATTAcgtttttctttcaagtggAAATTGTTCTTGTATCCATTGTCATCCTGGCAATTCCTGTGGCCGAGATCATCTACCCAACTTTTAATAAACAAACCAAGAAGGGTAAACTATTAATCGCTCTCTTTGCGCCTCTAATTGGAGTCGTTTTAAAGGTTGCTTCGCGAATTTGTGTTCAGCGGCTTCACCGAGATTTCATTCATCCGGGATATTCATATGTCTTACTGGCGCCGTTGTTCGCCTCTTCGGCGATCATGTTTCGTGTTTTACAAGCGGATCTCGGCAGTTTACAATCCATCGCGATTCTAGGGATAACTCACGGGTTTGTGGAAGTAATCGAAAGAAGCGCAATGGTCTTTATTGATCATATTTGCCACTCGATTTGGAAAAGAACAGCCGCTGCTTGgggaagttttcgcactcctcgCCGTGAGAGGTTAATGGCTGATATTACTATTATGAGCATGCTGTTTGAATCAACTGCTATAGTTTCCGTCAACGGCTGTTTGTATTTGTATGAGTTTAATTTCCTTCAAAACACCTCTCTAATAGAAGTGTTGGAGACTTTTGCTCTAACAACTtgtcttcagttggtgatcgAGTGGTTTTTCACCAGCGTATCCCTCGCGATCGAGACTCACTATCAGAACATGGCTGTCATGGCTGTTTGGCGAAGAAGATGGAGGAGACATACTTCAATGGCACTTATAATTTCTGTGCTCATAGCATTATGGACTAGCTCACTTCTGTTAATTATTGTGCATGGAAGATTTAAAGAGTCTTCGAATCAACCTTGTAAGATGCCGTTTACTTAA
- the LOC131780041 gene encoding sodium/potassium/calcium exchanger 3-like, producing the protein MKRGKNVLNRFAILVLFACFMYPSLLYKSITSFTTEEIDSGHLGSAREIRSVEFDATETTRRMQSETTSASSQNCVKPSIDDFPNDFMTQYQRQKQGGVVIHFLLAIYMFGALALVCDDYFVPSLEQITNKLHMGSDVAGATFMAAGSSAPELFTSIIGVFITKSDIGLGTIVGSAVFNILFIVAMCGLFAGTVLRLTPWPLLRDSFCYLLSIVALIAISYDQYVYWYEAMVLVIMYLLYVVIMYFDKTLENSFTKLTGMGRVDTDAERNKKQADEQKSLLKEDDEYGEDSSSLGEQEEVKIIDENDDSPFSVPPGLFARVLWILALPAICLFYVTIPDCRKERWEQWYLVSFFLSVIWIALLSYILVWMVSIIGFTLGIPDVIMGLTFLAAGSSVPDGISSLIVARQGDGDMAVSNTIGSNVFDILLCLGLPWLLKTTAVDPGGYVVVLSGSIIYTSISLFGTVFVTIVLVVTNKWYLNKCVGIAFLLLYILFITVATLFELNLFGNYNLPTC; encoded by the coding sequence ATGAAGCGTGGAAAAAACGTCTTAAATCGATTTGCAATTCTAGTTCTTTTCGCTTGCTTCATGTACCCAAGTCTACTTTATAAGTCAATAACATCGTTTACAACGGAAGAAATCGATTCAGGTCACCTTGGTTCCGCTCGAGAGATTCGATCCGTCGAATTCGATGCAACCGAAACAACTCGAAGAATGCAATCAGAAACAACCTCGGCATCATCACAAAATTGCGTCAAACCCTCCATAGACGACTTTCCAAACGATTTTATGACCCAGTATCAGCGACAGAAGCAAGGAGGCGTTGTAATTCATTTTCTACTGGCCATTTATATGTTTGGAGCACTGGCCTTAGTATGCGACGATTACTTCGTTCCCTCGCTGGAACAGATCACCAACAAGCTTCACATGGGCTCTGATGTTGCTGGTGCGACTTTTATGGCGGCTGGAAGCTCTGCCCCTGAGTTGTTTACCTCGATAATCGGTGTTTTTATCACTAAGAGTGACATCGGTCTTGGGACGATAGTTGGGTCTGCAGTTTTTAATATCTTATTTATTGTGGCCATGTGTGGCTTGTTTGCCGGCACCGTCCTGCGTTTGACACCCTGGCCTCTGTTGCGTGACtcattttgttatcttttgagCATCGTTGCACTGATTGCGATCTCTTACGATCAATATGTCTACTGGTATGAAGCAATGGTGCTAGTAATTATGTACCTGTTGTACGTTGTTATTATGTACTTTGACAAAACTCTTGAAAACTCTTTCACGAAATTGACGGGAATGGGCAGAGTGGACACTGATGCTgagagaaacaagaaacaagCAGATGAACAAAAATCATTACTGAAAGAAGATGACGAATATGGGGAAGATTCCTCGTCCCTTGGAGAACAAGAAGAGGTGAAGATCATTGACGAGAATGATGATTCGCCATTTTCAGTGCCTCCCGGCTTGTTTGCCCGCGTTCTTTGGATCCTTGCGTTACCAGCCATATGTTTGTTTTACGTGACGATACCCGACTGTCGCAAAGAGCGGTGGGAACAGTGGTATCTAGTCTCATTCTTTTTATCAGTGATATGGATTGCACTACTCTCCTATATTTTAGTTTGGATGGTGTCCATCATTGGCTTCACCCTGGGTATCCCAGATGTCATCATGGGCCTGACATTCCTGGCAGCAGGTAGCAGTGTGCCAGATGGTATATCCAGCCTGATTGTTGCTCGTCAAGGAGATGGAGACATGGCTGTCTCAAACACAATAGGCAGCAATGTATTTGACATTTTACTGTGCCTTGGGCTGCCTTGGTTGCTGAAGACTACAGCAGTGGACCCTGGAGGTTATGTTGTTGTGTTAAGTGGCAGCATTATTTACACATCAATTTCCCTCTTTGGAACTGTGTTTGTCACAATAGTTTTAGTAGTGACAAACAAATGGTATTTGAATAAGTGCGTGGGAATAGCTTTTCTGTTGCTATATATATTATTCATCACAGTTGCAACCCTTTTTGAGCTTAATCTCTTTGGGAACTACAACCTGCCAACGTGTTAG